In Streptomyces ambofaciens ATCC 23877, a single genomic region encodes these proteins:
- a CDS encoding TldD/PmbA family protein, protein MPHSIDEAFTALPLRALADAALARARALGAEHADFRLERVRSASRRLRDAKPAGSSDTTDLGYAVRVVHGGTWGFASGVDLTMDAAAKVASQAVAMAKLSAQVIRAAGSDEHVELADEPVHADRTWISSYGIDPFTVPDTEKSALLADWSARLLAADGVDHVDASLLTVHENKFYADTAGTVTTQQRVRLHPVLTAVSVDDSSGEFDSMRTLAPPAGRGWEYLTGTGWDWDAELAEIPELLAEKMRAPSVEAGLYDLVVDPSNLWLTIHESIGHATELDRALGYEAAYAGTSFATFDQLGTLRYGSELMNVTGDRTAEHGLATIGYDDEGVEGQSWDLVKDGTLVGYQLDRRIARLTGFERSNGCAYADSPAHVPVQRMANVSLRPDPGGLSTEDLIGGVDRGIYVVGDRSWSIDMQRYNFQFTGQRFFRIENGRLAGQLRDVAYQATTTDFWGSMAAVGGPQTYVLGGAFNCGKAQPGQVAAVSHGCPSALFKGVNILNTTQEAGR, encoded by the coding sequence CGCCCTCGCCGACGCCGCCCTGGCACGCGCGCGTGCCCTCGGCGCCGAGCACGCGGACTTCCGGCTGGAGCGGGTGCGCAGCGCCTCCCGGCGCCTGAGGGACGCCAAGCCCGCCGGGTCCTCGGACACCACCGACCTCGGGTACGCGGTGCGCGTGGTACACGGCGGTACGTGGGGCTTCGCGTCCGGCGTGGACCTGACGATGGACGCCGCCGCCAAGGTCGCCTCGCAGGCGGTGGCGATGGCGAAGCTGTCCGCGCAGGTGATCAGGGCGGCCGGATCGGACGAGCACGTGGAGCTGGCCGACGAGCCCGTGCACGCCGACCGGACGTGGATCTCGTCGTACGGGATCGATCCGTTCACCGTGCCCGACACGGAGAAGTCGGCCCTGCTGGCCGACTGGAGCGCCCGGCTGCTGGCGGCCGACGGGGTGGACCACGTGGACGCCTCGCTGCTCACCGTGCACGAGAACAAGTTCTACGCCGACACCGCCGGGACCGTGACCACCCAGCAGCGAGTGCGGCTGCACCCGGTGCTCACGGCCGTGTCGGTGGACGACTCCAGCGGGGAGTTCGACTCCATGCGGACGCTGGCGCCGCCCGCCGGGCGCGGGTGGGAGTACCTGACCGGCACCGGCTGGGACTGGGACGCCGAGCTGGCCGAGATCCCCGAGCTGCTCGCCGAGAAGATGCGCGCGCCGAGCGTCGAGGCGGGGCTGTACGACCTGGTGGTGGACCCGTCCAACCTGTGGCTGACCATCCACGAGTCGATCGGCCACGCCACCGAGCTGGACCGCGCGCTCGGCTACGAGGCCGCCTACGCCGGCACCTCCTTCGCCACCTTCGACCAGCTCGGCACGTTGCGCTACGGCTCGGAGCTGATGAACGTCACGGGCGACCGCACCGCCGAACACGGGCTCGCGACCATCGGGTACGACGACGAGGGGGTCGAGGGCCAGTCCTGGGACCTCGTGAAGGACGGCACGCTGGTGGGGTACCAGCTCGACCGGCGGATCGCGCGGCTGACCGGGTTCGAGCGGTCCAACGGGTGCGCCTACGCCGACTCCCCCGCCCATGTGCCCGTGCAGCGCATGGCCAACGTGTCGCTGCGGCCGGATCCCGGGGGACTGTCGACGGAGGACCTGATCGGCGGCGTGGACCGCGGGATCTACGTCGTCGGCGACCGGTCCTGGTCCATCGACATGCAGCGCTACAACTTCCAGTTCACCGGTCAGCGGTTCTTCCGGATCGAGAACGGGCGGCTCGCCGGTCAGCTGCGGGACGTGGCCTACCAGGCGACGACGACCGACTTCTGGGGGTCCATGGCGGCCGTCGGCGGCCCGCAGACGTACGTCCTGGGCGGTGCCTTCAACTGCGGCAAGGCCCAGCCGGGCCAGGTCGCGGCGGTCTCCCACGGCTGCCCGTCCGCCCTCTTCAAGGGAGTCAACATCCTCAACACCACCCAGGAGGCGGGTCGATGA
- a CDS encoding metallopeptidase TldD-related protein has protein sequence MSARTNKPHEIVERALELSRADGCVVIADEESTANLRWAGNALTTNGVTRGRTLTVVATVDGREGSATGVVSRSAVTVDELEPLVRAAESAARGAGPAEDAQPLVTDVPASPDFTDAPAETSSAVFADFAPALGEAFARARAGGRELYGFANHELTSTYLGTSTGLRLRHDQPNGTLELNAKSPDRTRSAWAGRSTRDFKDVDAAALDAELAVRLGWAERRVELPAGRYETLLPPTAVADLLIYQYWSASGRDAAEGRTVFSKPGGGTRVGERLGELPLTLRSDPHEPGLECAPFVVAHSSGGDQSVFDNGLPAGATDWIRAGELHRLTTTRHSAGLTGLPVAPALGNLVLDGGTDRSLEEMVASTGRGLLLTCLWYIREVDPATLLLTGLTRDGVYLVEDGEVVGEVNNFRFNESPVSLLGRATEAGRTEKTLPREWGDWFTRAAMPALRIPDFNMSSVSQGV, from the coding sequence ATGAGCGCGCGCACGAACAAGCCGCACGAGATCGTCGAGCGGGCCCTGGAGCTGTCCCGGGCGGACGGCTGCGTCGTCATCGCCGACGAGGAGTCCACGGCCAACCTGCGCTGGGCGGGCAACGCGCTCACCACCAACGGCGTCACGCGCGGGCGCACGCTCACCGTCGTCGCCACCGTCGACGGCCGGGAGGGCTCGGCCACCGGGGTCGTCTCGCGGTCGGCCGTGACGGTGGACGAGCTGGAGCCCCTGGTGCGCGCCGCCGAGTCCGCCGCGCGTGGCGCCGGACCGGCCGAGGACGCGCAGCCACTGGTCACGGACGTGCCCGCCTCGCCCGACTTCACCGACGCGCCCGCCGAGACCTCGTCCGCCGTGTTCGCCGACTTCGCGCCGGCCCTCGGGGAGGCGTTCGCCCGCGCGCGTGCGGGCGGCCGGGAGCTGTACGGCTTCGCCAACCACGAGCTGACGTCGACCTATCTGGGTACGTCGACCGGGCTGCGGCTGCGGCACGACCAGCCGAACGGGACGCTGGAGCTGAACGCCAAGTCGCCGGACCGCACCCGGTCGGCGTGGGCGGGGCGTTCCACGCGTGACTTCAAGGACGTCGACGCGGCGGCCCTCGACGCCGAGCTGGCCGTACGGCTCGGTTGGGCCGAGCGGCGCGTGGAGCTGCCCGCCGGACGGTACGAGACGCTGCTGCCGCCGACCGCGGTCGCGGACCTGCTGATCTACCAGTACTGGTCGGCCTCGGGGCGGGACGCGGCCGAGGGGCGCACGGTGTTCTCGAAGCCCGGCGGCGGCACGCGCGTCGGCGAACGGCTCGGCGAGCTGCCGCTGACCCTGCGCAGCGACCCGCACGAGCCCGGTCTCGAGTGCGCCCCCTTCGTGGTCGCCCACTCCTCGGGCGGTGACCAGTCGGTGTTCGACAACGGACTGCCGGCCGGGGCCACCGACTGGATCCGCGCGGGCGAGCTGCACCGGCTGACGACCACCCGGCACAGCGCCGGGTTGACCGGGCTGCCGGTGGCGCCGGCGCTCGGCAACCTCGTCCTGGACGGCGGCACCGACCGCTCCCTGGAGGAGATGGTCGCCTCCACCGGACGCGGCCTGCTGCTCACCTGCCTCTGGTACATCCGCGAGGTCGACCCGGCGACGCTGCTGCTGACCGGGCTGACCCGGGACGGCGTCTACCTCGTGGAGGACGGCGAGGTCGTCGGCGAGGTGAACAACTTCCGGTTCAACGAGTCGCCGGTCTCCCTGCTGGGCCGGGCCACGGAGGCCGGGCGCACGGAGAAGACGCTGCCCAGGGAGTGGGGCGACTGGTTCACCAGGGCCGCGATGCCCGCGCTGCGCATCCCCGATTTCAATATGAGCTCTGTCAGCCAGGGCGTATAA
- the tyrS gene encoding tyrosine--tRNA ligase → MTDIVDELKWRGLFAQSTDEDALRKALADGPVTFYCGFDPTAPSLHVGHLVQVLTVRRLQQAGHRPLALVGGATGQIGDPRPTAERTLNSPETVAGWVERLRGQIEPFLSFEGENAAVMVNNLDWTEGLSAIEFLRDIGKHFRVNKMLTKDSVARRLESSEGISYTEFSYQLLQAMDFLQLYRRYGCTMQQGGSDQWGNLTAGLDLLHRLEPDSTVHAYATPLMTKADGTKFGKTEGGAVWLDPEMTTPYAFYQFWLNVDDRDISTYLRILSFRSREELEELERQTEERPQARAAQRALAEELTTLVHGADQTAAVIAASKALFGQGDLAELDDRTLAAALSEVPHVKVTELGPVVDLFAEVGLVASKSAARRTVKEGGAYVNNVKVAGEDAVPAREDLLHGRWLVLRRGKKNLAAVELAGA, encoded by the coding sequence GTGACGGACATCGTCGACGAGCTGAAGTGGCGTGGGCTGTTCGCCCAGTCCACCGATGAGGATGCTTTGCGCAAGGCGCTCGCGGACGGTCCCGTCACGTTCTATTGCGGGTTCGACCCGACCGCGCCCTCCCTGCACGTGGGGCACCTGGTGCAGGTGCTCACCGTGCGCCGGCTCCAGCAGGCCGGTCACCGGCCGCTGGCGCTGGTCGGCGGGGCCACGGGCCAGATCGGCGACCCGCGGCCGACCGCGGAGCGCACGCTGAACTCGCCGGAGACCGTCGCGGGCTGGGTCGAGCGGCTGCGCGGCCAGATCGAGCCGTTCCTGTCCTTCGAGGGCGAGAACGCGGCCGTGATGGTCAACAACCTCGACTGGACCGAGGGGCTCTCCGCCATCGAGTTCCTGCGGGACATCGGCAAGCACTTCCGGGTCAACAAGATGCTGACCAAGGACTCCGTCGCCCGGCGGCTGGAGTCCTCCGAGGGCATCAGCTACACGGAGTTCAGCTACCAGCTGCTCCAGGCGATGGACTTCCTCCAGCTCTACCGGAGGTACGGCTGCACGATGCAGCAGGGCGGCAGCGACCAGTGGGGCAACCTCACGGCCGGCCTGGACCTGCTGCACCGGCTGGAGCCGGACTCCACCGTCCACGCCTACGCGACGCCGCTGATGACGAAGGCGGACGGCACCAAGTTCGGCAAGACCGAGGGCGGCGCGGTCTGGCTGGACCCGGAGATGACGACGCCGTACGCGTTCTACCAGTTCTGGCTGAACGTGGACGACCGGGACATCTCGACGTACCTGCGCATCCTGTCCTTCCGCTCCCGCGAGGAGCTGGAGGAGCTGGAGCGGCAGACCGAGGAGCGTCCGCAGGCCCGGGCCGCGCAGCGCGCGCTGGCCGAGGAGCTGACGACGCTGGTGCACGGCGCCGACCAGACGGCCGCCGTGATCGCCGCCTCCAAGGCCCTCTTCGGCCAGGGCGACCTCGCGGAGCTGGACGACAGGACGCTGGCCGCGGCCCTCTCCGAGGTGCCGCACGTCAAGGTCACCGAGCTGGGCCCGGTCGTGGACCTGTTCGCCGAGGTCGGCCTGGTCGCCAGCAAGTCCGCCGCGCGCCGCACGGTCAAGGAGGGCGGCGCCTACGTGAACAACGTCAAGGTCGCCGGCGAGGACGCGGTCCCCGCCCGGGAGGACCTGCTGCACGGGCGCTGGCTGGTGCTGCGCCGCGGCAAGAAGAACCTGGCCGCGGTGGAGCTCGCCGGCGCCTGA
- a CDS encoding GlsB/YeaQ/YmgE family stress response membrane protein, with the protein MGWLWAIIVGFVLGLIAKAIIPGKQHSPLWLTTIFGMLGAIAGNAIARAAGVDATSGIDWWRHIFQLVAAIIIVAVGDAIYMAVRGNKRRERA; encoded by the coding sequence ATGGGCTGGTTGTGGGCGATCATCGTCGGATTCGTGCTGGGTCTGATCGCCAAGGCGATCATTCCCGGGAAGCAGCACAGCCCTCTGTGGCTGACCACCATCTTCGGCATGCTGGGCGCCATCGCCGGCAACGCGATCGCCCGGGCGGCCGGCGTGGACGCGACCTCCGGCATCGACTGGTGGCGGCACATCTTCCAGCTGGTGGCCGCGATCATCATCGTCGCCGTCGGCGACGCGATCTACATGGCGGTACGGGGCAACAAGCGGCGCGAACGGGCCTGA
- a CDS encoding DUF3099 domain-containing protein, with protein sequence MRKQSAGGSAEVFRITGARTGLQEDVRGRQRRYIISMSVRTVSVVLAACLWNVERHVAIVALVLGAVLPYIAVVIANAGRENAPSLPSTFVTMPTPPMIMPPRPDEGPAESGPEDAMSDPAPGAAGEPRGRP encoded by the coding sequence ATGCGGAAGCAGAGTGCCGGCGGCAGCGCCGAGGTGTTCCGGATCACCGGGGCCCGGACGGGCCTCCAGGAGGACGTGCGCGGGCGACAGCGCCGCTACATCATCTCGATGTCCGTCCGGACGGTGTCGGTGGTCCTCGCGGCCTGCCTGTGGAACGTGGAACGGCACGTCGCGATCGTGGCCCTGGTCCTCGGCGCGGTCCTGCCGTACATCGCGGTCGTGATCGCGAACGCCGGGCGCGAGAACGCGCCATCGTTGCCGTCGACGTTCGTGACGATGCCGACGCCCCCGATGATCATGCCGCCCCGGCCCGACGAGGGTCCGGCGGAATCCGGACCGGAGGACGCCATGTCCGATCCGGCGCCGGGCGCGGCCGGTGAGCCGCGCGGCCGACCATGA
- the moaA gene encoding GTP 3',8-cyclase MoaA, which produces MLIDTYGRVATDLRVSLTDRCNLRCTYCMPEEGLQWLAKPDLLTDDEIVRLIDIAVTSLGIEEVRFTGGEPLLRPGLVGIVERVAALEPRPQMSLTTNGIGLRRTADALKAAGLDRVNVSLDTLRPDVFKTLTRRDRHKDVLEGLQAAREAGLTPVKVNSVLMPGLNADEAPDLLAWAVEHDYELRFIEQMPLDAQHGWKRDGMITAGDILASLRTRFELTAEGSEERGSAPAERWLVDGGPHRVGVIASVTRPFCSACDRTRLTADGQVRTCLFAQEETDLRAALRSDAPDEEIARIWRLAMWGKKAGAGLDDPTFVQPDRPMSAIGG; this is translated from the coding sequence GTGCTCATCGACACCTACGGCCGAGTGGCCACCGACCTGAGGGTCTCGCTGACCGACCGCTGCAACCTGCGCTGTACCTACTGCATGCCCGAAGAGGGCCTGCAGTGGCTGGCCAAGCCCGACCTGCTCACGGACGACGAGATCGTCCGCCTCATCGACATCGCCGTCACCTCCCTCGGTATCGAGGAGGTCCGTTTCACCGGGGGCGAGCCCCTGCTGCGCCCCGGTCTGGTCGGCATCGTCGAGCGCGTCGCCGCCCTGGAGCCGCGCCCCCAGATGTCCCTCACCACCAACGGCATCGGCCTCAGGCGCACGGCGGACGCCCTCAAGGCCGCGGGCCTGGACCGGGTCAACGTCTCGCTGGACACGCTGCGCCCGGACGTCTTCAAGACCCTCACCCGCCGGGACCGCCACAAGGACGTCCTGGAGGGCCTTCAGGCCGCCCGCGAGGCCGGACTCACCCCGGTGAAGGTCAACAGCGTCCTGATGCCCGGCCTCAATGCCGACGAGGCACCCGACCTGCTGGCCTGGGCCGTCGAGCACGACTACGAGCTGCGGTTCATCGAGCAGATGCCGCTGGACGCCCAGCACGGCTGGAAGCGCGACGGCATGATCACCGCCGGTGACATCCTCGCCTCCCTGCGCACCCGCTTCGAGCTGACCGCCGAAGGCTCCGAGGAGCGCGGCTCCGCCCCCGCCGAGCGCTGGCTCGTGGACGGCGGCCCGCACCGCGTCGGCGTCATCGCCTCCGTCACCCGTCCGTTCTGCTCGGCCTGCGACCGCACCCGCCTGACCGCCGACGGCCAGGTGCGCACCTGTCTCTTCGCCCAGGAGGAGACCGACCTGCGCGCCGCCCTGCGCTCCGACGCCCCCGACGAGGAGATCGCCCGCATCTGGCGACTGGCCATGTGGGGGAAGAAGGCCGGCGCGGGCCTCGACGACCCGACCTTCGTGCAGCCCGACCGGCCCATGTCGGCCATCGGGGGCTGA
- a CDS encoding solute symporter family protein, giving the protein MSPAQTVLAAELAANEASEHRPLIITLFALFVLATLGITVWAGRQTKDAADFYAGGRSFSAFQNGLAVSGDYMSAASFLGIAGAIALFGYDGFLYSIGFLVAWLVALLLVAEPLRNSGRYTMGDVLAYRMRQRPVRTAAGTSTIIVSIFYLLAQMAGAGILVSLLLGITSDAGKILIVALVGILMIVYVSIGGMKGTTWVQMVKAVLLIGGTILITFLVLLKFDFNISDLLGTAAEKSGHGAAFLEPGLQYGATGTTKLDFISLGIALVLGTAGLPHILIRFYTVPNAKAARKSVNWAIGIIGAFYLMTIALGFGAAALVGPKEITESNPAGNTAAPLLALHVGGVDSAWGAILLATISAVAFATILAVVAGLTLASSSSFAHDIYANVIRKGQATEKEEMRAARWSTVLIGVVSIALGALARDLNVAGLVALAFAVAASANLPTILYSLFWKRFTTQGALWSIYGGLIVAVGLVLFSPVVSGDPKAMFPDVDFAWFPLKNPGIISIPFGFLMGWLGTVLSKEKPDEAKYAELEVRSLTGTGAH; this is encoded by the coding sequence ATGAGCCCCGCACAGACCGTTCTCGCCGCCGAACTGGCCGCCAACGAGGCCAGCGAGCACCGGCCGCTGATCATCACGCTCTTCGCGCTCTTCGTCCTCGCGACGCTCGGCATCACCGTCTGGGCGGGCCGCCAGACCAAGGACGCCGCCGACTTCTACGCGGGCGGCCGGTCGTTCAGCGCCTTCCAGAACGGACTCGCCGTCTCCGGCGACTACATGTCCGCCGCCTCCTTCCTCGGCATCGCCGGAGCCATCGCCCTCTTCGGCTACGACGGCTTCCTGTACTCCATCGGCTTCCTGGTCGCCTGGCTGGTCGCCCTGCTCCTGGTCGCCGAGCCGCTCAGGAACTCCGGCCGCTACACGATGGGCGACGTCCTCGCCTACCGCATGCGCCAGCGCCCCGTGCGCACGGCCGCCGGCACCTCCACGATCATCGTCTCGATCTTCTACCTGCTGGCCCAGATGGCGGGCGCCGGCATCCTCGTCTCCCTGCTGCTCGGCATCACCTCCGACGCGGGCAAGATCCTCATCGTCGCCCTCGTCGGCATCCTGATGATCGTGTACGTCTCGATCGGCGGCATGAAGGGCACCACCTGGGTCCAGATGGTCAAGGCGGTCCTGCTGATCGGCGGCACCATCCTGATCACCTTCCTGGTGCTGCTGAAGTTCGACTTCAACATCTCCGACCTGCTGGGCACCGCGGCCGAGAAGAGCGGCCACGGCGCCGCGTTCCTGGAGCCCGGCCTCCAGTACGGCGCGACCGGCACCACCAAGCTCGACTTCATCTCCCTGGGCATCGCCCTGGTGCTCGGCACGGCCGGCCTGCCGCACATCCTGATCCGCTTCTACACGGTGCCCAACGCCAAGGCCGCCCGTAAGTCCGTGAACTGGGCGATCGGCATCATCGGCGCCTTCTACCTGATGACCATCGCGCTCGGCTTCGGCGCCGCCGCGCTCGTCGGACCGAAGGAGATCACCGAGTCCAACCCGGCCGGCAACACGGCCGCGCCGCTGCTCGCCCTGCACGTGGGCGGCGTCGACTCGGCCTGGGGCGCGATCCTGCTCGCCACGATCTCGGCGGTGGCCTTCGCGACCATCCTCGCCGTGGTCGCCGGCCTCACCCTCGCCTCGTCCTCGTCCTTCGCGCACGACATCTACGCCAACGTCATCCGCAAGGGCCAGGCCACCGAGAAGGAGGAGATGCGGGCGGCCCGCTGGTCGACCGTCCTCATCGGCGTCGTCTCCATCGCGCTCGGCGCCCTCGCCCGCGACCTGAACGTGGCCGGCCTGGTCGCCCTGGCGTTCGCGGTCGCCGCCTCCGCCAACCTGCCGACCATCCTCTACAGCCTCTTCTGGAAGCGGTTCACCACCCAGGGCGCCCTGTGGTCGATCTACGGCGGCCTGATCGTCGCCGTCGGCCTGGTGCTCTTCTCGCCCGTGGTCTCCGGCGACCCGAAGGCGATGTTCCCCGACGTCGACTTCGCCTGGTTCCCGCTGAAGAACCCCGGCATCATCTCCATCCCGTTCGGCTTCCTCATGGGCTGGCTCGGCACGGTCCTGTCGAAGGAGAAGCCCGACGAGGCGAAGTACGCGGAGCTGGAGGTCCGGTCCCTGACCGGCACCGGAGCGCACTGA
- a CDS encoding DUF485 domain-containing protein, protein MATDAPPPAKGERPLPSAEEFSEVQQSAEFADLRRSFRSFAFPLTIAFVAWYLLYVLLSNYAGGFMGTKLFGNINVAFVFGIAQFVTTFLIAWWYSRHAAAKLDPKAEAIKSRMEGGA, encoded by the coding sequence GTGGCCACCGACGCACCACCCCCCGCGAAAGGGGAACGCCCGCTTCCGTCCGCCGAGGAGTTCTCCGAAGTCCAGCAGAGCGCCGAGTTCGCCGACCTGCGCCGCTCCTTCCGCTCCTTCGCGTTCCCGCTGACGATCGCCTTCGTCGCCTGGTACCTGCTGTACGTGCTGCTGTCGAACTACGCCGGCGGCTTCATGGGCACCAAGCTGTTCGGCAACATCAACGTCGCCTTCGTCTTCGGTATCGCCCAGTTCGTCACCACGTTCCTCATCGCCTGGTGGTACTCGCGGCACGCGGCCGCGAAGCTCGACCCCAAGGCCGAGGCCATCAAGTCCCGGATGGAGGGCGGCGCATGA
- a CDS encoding S8 family peptidase, whose translation MAHLPTPRSPRSPRSRRRLALAVPVVLSLTASLGFLPAAASAAPRAEAPADAARAGQASDAPRLAYVVNTRTDHRTIASVKRAIAEADGSVVATYQKIGVIVVHSANPDFGSEIRKARGVQSAGATRTAPLTAAGTTDQGAAQTLSAEQAARTAKASEAAGASEPLEADQWDMRAIGADQAAKINPGSSRVTVAVIDTGVDDTHPDLAPNFSAAQSANCVGGKADTSEGAWRPYTAEDYHGTHVAGEIAAARNGIGVAGVAPGVKVSSIKVSDPDNGLFYPENVVCAFVFAADHGVEITNNSYYVDPWLYNCMDDPDQRAIVDAVNRAQLYAQRKGTLHLASAGNSNHDLDSDAIVDDSSPDDSTPVPRTIDPHECFDVPTQLPGIVTVSATGVDEDKSYYSSYGKGVVDVAAPGGDGRYQIPDTPSKNGRILSTMPNNEYAWLQGTSMASPHAAGVAALLKSKYRHASPAALQALLKAQADNPGCPASYDQDGDGAQDATCEGGERVNGFYGFGIVNALRAVK comes from the coding sequence ATGGCTCATCTGCCCACGCCGCGTTCCCCGCGGTCCCCGCGTTCCAGACGGCGCCTGGCTCTCGCCGTGCCGGTCGTGCTCTCGCTCACCGCGTCGCTCGGTTTCCTGCCGGCGGCCGCCTCGGCCGCCCCGCGCGCGGAGGCCCCCGCCGACGCGGCACGGGCCGGCCAGGCCTCGGACGCGCCCCGTCTCGCCTATGTCGTCAACACCAGGACGGACCACCGCACGATCGCGTCGGTGAAGCGGGCGATAGCCGAGGCCGACGGCAGCGTCGTCGCCACCTACCAGAAGATCGGCGTGATCGTCGTCCACTCGGCGAACCCGGACTTCGGCAGCGAGATACGCAAGGCCCGCGGGGTCCAGTCGGCGGGCGCGACCCGCACCGCGCCGCTGACCGCCGCCGGGACCACGGACCAGGGCGCCGCCCAGACGCTCTCCGCCGAGCAGGCCGCGCGGACCGCGAAGGCGTCCGAGGCCGCCGGTGCGAGCGAGCCGCTGGAAGCGGACCAGTGGGACATGCGCGCGATAGGCGCCGACCAGGCCGCGAAGATCAACCCGGGCAGCTCCCGGGTCACCGTCGCCGTGATCGACACCGGCGTCGACGACACCCACCCCGACCTCGCCCCGAACTTCTCCGCGGCCCAGTCGGCCAACTGCGTGGGCGGCAAGGCGGACACCAGCGAGGGCGCCTGGCGGCCGTACACCGCCGAGGACTACCACGGCACCCATGTGGCCGGTGAGATAGCCGCCGCCCGCAACGGCATCGGCGTCGCCGGTGTCGCGCCGGGCGTGAAGGTGTCGAGCATCAAGGTGAGCGACCCGGACAACGGCCTGTTCTACCCCGAGAACGTGGTGTGCGCGTTCGTGTTCGCCGCCGACCACGGCGTGGAGATCACGAACAACAGCTACTACGTGGACCCCTGGCTGTACAACTGCATGGACGACCCGGACCAGCGCGCGATCGTCGACGCGGTCAACCGGGCCCAGCTGTACGCCCAGCGCAAGGGCACCCTGCACCTCGCCTCGGCCGGCAACTCCAACCACGACCTGGACTCCGACGCGATCGTCGACGACTCCAGCCCCGACGACTCCACGCCGGTGCCGCGGACCATCGACCCGCACGAGTGCTTCGACGTGCCGACCCAGCTGCCGGGCATCGTCACGGTCAGCGCGACGGGCGTCGACGAGGACAAGTCGTACTACTCCTCGTACGGCAAGGGCGTCGTCGACGTCGCGGCGCCGGGCGGCGACGGGCGCTACCAGATCCCGGACACGCCGTCGAAGAACGGCCGCATCCTGTCGACCATGCCGAACAACGAGTACGCCTGGCTCCAGGGCACCTCGATGGCCTCGCCGCACGCCGCGGGCGTCGCCGCGCTGCTGAAGTCGAAGTACCGGCACGCCTCCCCGGCCGCGCTCCAGGCGCTGCTGAAGGCCCAGGCGGACAACCCGGGTTGCCCGGCCTCCTACGACCAGGACGGCGACGGCGCCCAGGACGCCACGTGCGAGGGCGGCGAGCGGGTCAACGGCTTCTACGGCTTCGGCATCGTGAACGCGCTGCGCGCGGTGAAGTGA